One window of Corynebacterium sp. P3-F1 genomic DNA carries:
- the steA gene encoding putative cytokinetic ring protein SteA, which translates to MSSTSRTSSAEKKSVPTTAEKAPKPTLADTITGSLRDCTPQGKGLRKFNAGDIAIVDSPDMTRREAQILAGNRPGAVVNIAQFSTGNVPNYGPQLLLDEGIPLLENAGSGLRGAFRDGKKGSVTPDGEVIAGKKAIAHADALDRSAADSAFDESQQHLVDHMEAYFGNTIEFIHTESPLLVDGVGVPELGDAFDGRKVLVVSPNSDTRERVEQMRNFIREFQPIIIGVGSAADTLLDLGYSCDYIVGDPADISTDNLRGDARVILPADPDGHAAGLERIQDLGVGAVTFPAATDSATDLAILLAVFHDAEMIVTVGDSVDLDRIFAGSAEATPAAMLTRLKSGDRIVDSRVIENLYEKSSSGAGIAWAWAILGLLVAVATVILIVGLVGNGSFVDNLVDTWNNFALTVQSWFTR; encoded by the coding sequence ATGAGCTCAACTTCCCGTACCTCCTCCGCCGAGAAGAAGTCCGTTCCAACGACGGCGGAGAAAGCGCCAAAGCCGACTCTCGCTGACACCATCACCGGTTCCCTGCGCGACTGCACTCCCCAGGGGAAAGGATTGCGGAAATTCAACGCGGGCGATATCGCGATTGTGGATTCGCCGGATATGACTCGTAGGGAAGCGCAGATTCTCGCGGGGAACCGTCCTGGCGCTGTGGTGAATATCGCGCAGTTCTCTACCGGCAATGTGCCTAATTACGGTCCGCAGTTGCTGCTCGACGAAGGCATCCCGCTGCTGGAGAATGCCGGGTCTGGTCTCCGCGGGGCGTTCCGCGACGGCAAGAAGGGGTCGGTGACTCCAGACGGCGAGGTCATTGCCGGTAAGAAAGCGATTGCTCACGCCGATGCTTTAGACCGCTCTGCCGCCGACTCAGCGTTCGATGAATCGCAGCAGCACCTCGTCGACCACATGGAAGCGTACTTCGGCAACACCATCGAGTTCATTCACACTGAATCGCCGTTGCTTGTCGACGGTGTCGGTGTCCCTGAGCTCGGCGATGCTTTCGACGGCCGCAAAGTGCTGGTGGTCAGCCCGAACTCGGATACTCGAGAACGGGTGGAGCAGATGCGCAACTTTATCCGGGAGTTCCAGCCGATCATCATCGGTGTGGGCAGCGCCGCGGATACGCTGCTCGACCTGGGATACTCCTGCGACTACATCGTGGGGGACCCGGCCGATATTTCGACGGACAATCTGCGCGGTGATGCACGCGTCATCCTTCCCGCCGACCCAGACGGCCATGCTGCCGGCTTGGAGCGGATCCAGGACCTCGGTGTGGGGGCGGTGACGTTCCCGGCTGCGACGGACTCTGCTACTGATCTGGCTATTCTCCTCGCGGTTTTCCACGACGCGGAGATGATCGTGACGGTCGGCGACAGTGTTGACCTGGACCGGATCTTTGCCGGTAGCGCGGAAGCGACGCCCGCGGCCATGCTCACTCGCCTGAAATCAGGTGACCGGATTGTGGATTCCCGGGTGATCGAGAACCTCTACGAGAAATCCTCGTCTGGTGCCGGTATCGCGTGGGCCTGGGCGATCCTCGGTCTCCTGGTTGCGGTGGCGACCGTGATTCTCATCGTCGGGCTGGTGGGCAACGGATCCTTTGTGGACAACCTGGTGGACACGTGGAACAACTTCGCCTTGACGGTTCAGAGCTGGTTCACGCGGTAA
- a CDS encoding copper transporter: MSKKKTGAPGWVFSGLAWGLAGGIALGALIVAPSMAPIADNSFNQITGSSSEGGGDKGAQSKEEDLRQVDSANALLANSSTAIVQGALEQRPFIVITTPDADPKDVEVTSWLAKQAGGAAAGQITLTDKFLSSEAGDELRSIIATTLPAGAQLSVDNQAPGVHAGESLGAALMFDPKGDQPLATVEDRAVVLQALRDAGFIDYADGTITPAQGIAIVTGGAIDEKDAENSSGETNAYSATVLADFARALDSTGDAVVLAGRRGAAADKGSLAQIRSDEKSGVSTVDSLDSETGRISTVLALAEQINGGSGAYGSAANANADMPAPKLADRREG; the protein is encoded by the coding sequence ATGTCTAAGAAGAAGACCGGAGCACCTGGGTGGGTTTTCAGTGGCCTCGCATGGGGCCTCGCTGGCGGCATCGCCTTAGGTGCGCTCATCGTGGCACCATCCATGGCACCGATTGCGGACAACAGCTTCAATCAGATCACGGGCAGTTCGTCGGAAGGCGGAGGCGACAAGGGCGCACAGTCGAAGGAGGAAGATCTGCGCCAGGTGGACTCGGCCAATGCGTTGTTGGCCAACTCGTCCACCGCGATCGTTCAGGGTGCTCTTGAGCAACGTCCGTTCATTGTCATCACAACCCCGGATGCTGACCCGAAGGACGTTGAGGTTACCAGCTGGCTTGCAAAGCAGGCAGGTGGGGCCGCAGCGGGACAGATCACGCTGACCGATAAGTTCCTTTCGTCAGAAGCAGGGGACGAGCTGCGCTCGATCATCGCCACAACTCTTCCAGCGGGTGCGCAGCTGTCCGTGGACAACCAGGCGCCTGGTGTCCACGCCGGGGAGTCCCTCGGCGCAGCGCTCATGTTCGACCCGAAGGGTGATCAGCCCCTAGCTACTGTCGAGGACCGCGCAGTGGTGCTGCAGGCGCTCCGTGATGCTGGCTTCATCGACTACGCCGACGGCACGATCACCCCTGCACAGGGAATCGCCATTGTCACCGGTGGAGCAATCGACGAAAAGGACGCCGAAAACAGCAGCGGAGAAACCAACGCGTATTCCGCAACTGTTCTCGCCGATTTCGCACGGGCGCTCGATTCCACCGGGGATGCAGTGGTGCTCGCCGGACGCAGGGGTGCGGCTGCAGACAAGGGCTCGTTGGCGCAGATCCGGTCGGATGAGAAGTCCGGTGTCTCCACCGTCGATTCCCTTGATTCGGAGACGGGACGAATCTCCACAGTGCTCGCGCTCGCGGAGCAGATCAACGGCGGCTCCGGAGCATACGGTTCCGCTGCGAACGCGAACGCCGACATGCCGGCGCCCAAGCTGGCGGACCGCCGCGAGGGTTAA
- a CDS encoding NUDIX hydrolase: MVENDSVLSGGSEKRHEFDVVDSELLVDGPILALRRDTVTMPGGTAAKREVVEHFGAVAVVAVDESGRIAMVEQYRHTVGRRLWELPAGLLDFDGEDELSTAKRELVEEAGLEAQQWSVLVDLVTSPGFAEEAVRVFLATGLCETERPEAEDEEADMDFAWVPLGEARASVMEGRISNSIAIAGILSASEVLAGRAEARSTDTPFELRPTHLSDRRREQGIMPDMKKIQK; this comes from the coding sequence ATGGTTGAGAACGATTCTGTTCTAAGCGGTGGTTCGGAAAAGCGCCACGAATTCGATGTTGTGGATTCGGAGTTGCTCGTTGACGGCCCGATTCTGGCCCTACGCCGCGATACGGTCACCATGCCGGGCGGGACCGCCGCCAAGCGTGAGGTTGTGGAGCACTTCGGTGCCGTCGCGGTTGTCGCCGTCGACGAGTCTGGGCGGATCGCCATGGTGGAGCAATACCGGCACACCGTCGGACGCCGCCTGTGGGAGCTGCCGGCAGGTCTCCTCGATTTCGACGGGGAAGACGAACTGAGTACCGCTAAGCGGGAATTGGTTGAAGAAGCTGGTCTGGAAGCCCAGCAATGGTCCGTGCTCGTCGATTTGGTCACGTCGCCCGGGTTCGCCGAGGAAGCTGTACGCGTCTTCCTCGCGACCGGGCTGTGCGAGACGGAGCGCCCGGAAGCGGAAGACGAGGAAGCGGACATGGATTTCGCGTGGGTGCCGCTGGGTGAAGCCCGCGCGAGCGTGATGGAGGGGCGGATCAGCAACTCCATTGCCATTGCAGGCATCCTATCTGCCTCCGAGGTGCTGGCCGGTCGTGCAGAAGCCCGCAGCACGGACACGCCGTTTGAGTTGCGTCCGACCCATTTGTCTGATCGGCGCCGCGAGCAGGGCATCATGCCTGACATGAAGAAGATCCAGAAGTAG
- the xerD gene encoding site-specific tyrosine recombinase XerD, which translates to MDARTVGQLWLDHLAVERGVSANTLSNYRRDVNRYLDWLEAAGKTDLNDVTSTDLEDYVADLRRGERDRKGLAASSASRALVVARGLHKFAVSEGAVAADVAARVSPPKLGEKLPDTLSIEEVGALLDACPDDTPVQLRDKALLEVLYATGARISEVLALVVDDIAETRDFIKVTGKGDKQRVVPVGGAAQRALEAYLVRGRPALSAGKSHAVFLNKRGGALSRQSAWTIIKDAASRAGLDKDISPHTMRHSFATHLLEGGADVRTVQELLGHASVTTTQIYTHVTPENLREVWSTAHPRS; encoded by the coding sequence GTGGACGCTCGCACGGTGGGCCAACTGTGGCTCGACCACCTCGCAGTCGAACGTGGCGTGTCGGCTAACACGCTGAGCAATTACCGCCGCGACGTGAACCGCTACCTGGACTGGCTCGAGGCCGCAGGCAAAACGGACCTCAACGACGTAACGTCGACGGATCTCGAGGACTACGTGGCGGATCTGCGGCGCGGGGAAAGGGACCGGAAGGGGCTTGCGGCGTCGTCGGCAAGCCGTGCCCTCGTTGTGGCGCGCGGCCTGCACAAATTCGCGGTGAGTGAGGGAGCGGTAGCCGCCGATGTCGCGGCGCGTGTGTCACCGCCGAAGCTCGGGGAAAAACTTCCGGACACACTCAGCATCGAGGAGGTGGGCGCGCTTCTCGACGCCTGCCCGGACGACACCCCCGTCCAGCTGCGCGACAAGGCGCTGCTGGAGGTGCTCTACGCCACCGGTGCGCGCATCTCCGAGGTTCTGGCGCTCGTCGTCGACGACATTGCGGAGACCCGCGACTTCATCAAAGTCACGGGCAAGGGCGACAAGCAGCGCGTGGTTCCCGTCGGTGGAGCAGCGCAGCGGGCGCTCGAGGCCTACTTGGTGCGCGGGCGCCCGGCGTTATCGGCGGGAAAGTCTCACGCCGTGTTCCTGAACAAACGCGGCGGAGCGCTTTCGCGTCAAAGCGCGTGGACGATCATCAAGGACGCGGCCTCGCGTGCAGGGTTAGACAAAGACATCTCCCCGCACACGATGCGCCATTCGTTTGCCACACACCTACTTGAGGGAGGAGCCGACGTGCGCACTGTCCAAGAACTGCTAGGACACGCTTCTGTCACCACGACTCAGATATATACCCACGTCACACCAGAAAACTTGCGTGAGGTGTGGAGCACAGCGCATCCCCGTTCGTGA
- a CDS encoding ParA family protein: protein MTEDGLFSASETEVGLTGRPVRTLPQPAPVDKHGPATIISMVNQKGGVGKTTSSINLGACLAEQGRKVLLVDLDPQGALSAGLNVSQDEDQVTVYDLMLDNTSSIHAAIKHTNVSGLDLVPANIDLSAAEIQLVNEVGREQTLGRALRPVRGEYDFIIIDCQPSLGLLTVNALACSHGVIIPMECEYFSLRGLALLTDTVEKVRDRINFDLDIVGILVTMFDRRTTHAREVMDRVVEVFGDRVFDTVITRTVRFPETSVAGEPIITWAPNSPGAEQYRNLALEVIERTS, encoded by the coding sequence GTGACGGAGGACGGACTTTTCAGCGCTTCGGAGACGGAGGTCGGTCTGACCGGCCGGCCGGTGCGCACCCTGCCGCAACCGGCGCCCGTCGATAAGCACGGTCCCGCAACGATCATCTCGATGGTCAATCAGAAAGGCGGCGTGGGCAAAACCACCTCGTCGATCAACCTCGGCGCCTGCTTGGCGGAGCAGGGGCGCAAAGTCTTGCTCGTGGACCTGGACCCGCAGGGCGCGCTGTCAGCTGGACTCAACGTGTCGCAGGATGAGGATCAGGTGACGGTGTACGACCTGATGCTGGACAACACCTCGTCCATCCATGCGGCGATCAAGCACACCAACGTCAGCGGTCTTGACCTCGTCCCGGCGAATATCGACCTGTCGGCCGCCGAGATTCAGCTGGTCAACGAAGTCGGGCGCGAACAAACTCTCGGCCGGGCTTTGCGCCCGGTGCGCGGCGAGTACGACTTCATCATCATTGACTGCCAGCCGTCGCTGGGCCTGCTCACCGTCAATGCGCTGGCCTGCTCCCACGGTGTGATCATCCCGATGGAGTGCGAGTACTTCTCGCTGCGCGGGCTCGCGTTGCTCACCGACACGGTGGAGAAGGTACGCGACCGCATCAACTTCGACTTGGACATCGTGGGCATTCTGGTGACCATGTTCGACCGCCGCACCACGCACGCGCGCGAAGTGATGGACCGCGTCGTGGAGGTTTTCGGCGACCGCGTCTTCGACACCGTGATCACCCGCACCGTGCGCTTTCCAGAGACCTCCGTGGCCGGCGAGCCGATCATCACGTGGGCACCGAATTCGCCCGGCGCGGAGCAGTACCGCAACCTCGCGCTCGAGGTCATTGAACGCACCTCCTAA
- a CDS encoding ScpA family protein, which produces MNAVKPIDPRDPVYAGEGYQPEITGFTLVLNNFEGPYDLLLNLISSRKLDVTEVALAEITDEFIAYVKQLGEMADLDEITEFLLTAATLLNLKAQRLLPRSGDEDDEDLELLSSRDLLFARLLQYRAYQQVADHFERWQAGARRRYPRAVGMEESFAEVLPPVVLGHTPGSFAELAASVFRPKPPEEVRVDHLHIQQVSVPEQAGKLLGTLELAGPGHWLTFAALTRDCTRSMEIVGRFLAVLELYKAHAIDARQDEALGPLDIAWTGKDVDPAVVAAANWE; this is translated from the coding sequence ATGAACGCAGTGAAACCGATCGATCCCCGCGACCCCGTTTACGCAGGCGAGGGCTACCAGCCGGAGATCACGGGTTTCACGCTTGTGCTGAACAATTTCGAGGGGCCCTACGACTTGTTGTTGAATTTGATCAGTTCCCGCAAGCTCGATGTGACTGAGGTCGCGCTTGCTGAGATCACCGACGAATTCATCGCGTACGTGAAGCAGCTGGGGGAGATGGCCGACCTCGATGAGATCACTGAGTTTCTTCTGACCGCGGCAACGTTGTTGAACCTCAAGGCTCAGCGGCTCCTTCCGCGCAGCGGGGACGAAGACGACGAAGACTTGGAGCTGCTGTCCTCGCGGGACCTGCTCTTCGCGCGTCTGCTGCAATACCGCGCCTACCAGCAGGTGGCGGACCATTTCGAGCGCTGGCAGGCGGGTGCGCGCCGCCGGTATCCGCGCGCGGTGGGAATGGAGGAGTCTTTCGCCGAAGTGCTCCCTCCGGTCGTGCTCGGGCACACCCCAGGCTCTTTCGCCGAGCTGGCCGCCTCCGTGTTCCGTCCGAAGCCGCCCGAGGAAGTGCGAGTCGACCACCTGCACATCCAACAAGTCTCCGTCCCGGAGCAGGCGGGCAAGCTCTTGGGCACACTCGAGCTCGCCGGGCCGGGCCATTGGCTGACGTTCGCGGCTTTGACCCGGGATTGCACCCGCTCGATGGAGATCGTCGGCAGGTTCTTGGCGGTACTGGAACTGTATAAGGCCCACGCCATCGACGCCCGCCAGGACGAAGCCCTCGGTCCCCTGGACATTGCGTGGACGGGCAAAGACGTCGATCCCGCAGTTGTGGCGGCTGCCAACTGGGAATAG
- the scpB gene encoding SMC-Scp complex subunit ScpB, with amino-acid sequence MDEHAPMPMVSQLRSQIESILLVIDTPASVADIAGALHAEAADVEACLSEWKAELDERGSGMDLRETAEGWRLYTRPDNAEAVEAFLVDGAHTKLSRAAMETLAVVAYRQPVTRAQVAAVRGVNVDGVMRTLTLRGLIAEVDPDEATGAHRYVTTELFLEQLGIDSLDRLPDLAPLLPEVDSIEDAW; translated from the coding sequence ATGGATGAGCATGCGCCGATGCCAATGGTGAGCCAGCTGCGCTCCCAGATCGAATCGATCCTGCTGGTGATTGACACGCCCGCATCGGTCGCCGACATCGCAGGCGCGCTGCACGCCGAAGCAGCAGATGTGGAGGCATGCCTAAGTGAGTGGAAGGCCGAGCTGGACGAGCGCGGCTCCGGGATGGACCTACGGGAGACAGCTGAAGGCTGGCGTTTATACACCCGCCCGGACAACGCGGAGGCTGTCGAAGCGTTTCTCGTCGACGGCGCGCACACGAAACTGAGTCGCGCGGCGATGGAGACCCTCGCGGTGGTCGCATACCGCCAGCCGGTGACGCGCGCGCAGGTGGCGGCGGTGCGCGGCGTCAATGTCGACGGCGTGATGCGCACACTGACGCTCCGCGGCCTCATCGCCGAGGTGGACCCGGATGAGGCTACCGGCGCGCACCGCTACGTCACCACAGAGCTGTTTTTGGAGCAGCTCGGCATCGATTCCCTCGATCGCCTGCCGGACCTTGCACCGCTGCTTCCGGAAGTCGATTCCATCGAAGATGCCTGGTAG
- a CDS encoding pseudouridine synthase — translation MTPPARREGTPDRSKDEKFFLSNAKPAKHQNVSLNKRRENAEKNAGRTPDGHEEPHPLADNWWDERDDPVAPLGKAVETDSGERQRRAPKRTKNAKNEGIRLQKVLAQAGVASRRHSEVMIDEGRIEVNGKIIRQQGVRVDPNVDIIRVDGVRVNVNEEHQYFALNKPRGMHTTMEDDLGRPCVGDLVADRVVSGQRLFHVGRLDADTEGLLLLTNDGELANRLMHPKYEVSKTYLATVLGEAKPALVRELKKGVELDDGMAKADYAQIVDTYQGQSLVRLEIHEGRKHVVRRMLKTAGYPVQRLVRTKIHTVQLGELKPGAMRALNESELTALYKAVEM, via the coding sequence ATGACCCCACCCGCTCGCCGAGAAGGCACACCGGACAGGAGCAAGGACGAGAAGTTCTTCCTCTCCAACGCGAAACCCGCGAAACATCAGAACGTCAGCCTGAATAAGCGGCGTGAGAACGCCGAGAAGAACGCTGGCCGTACCCCGGACGGCCATGAAGAGCCGCACCCGCTCGCCGATAACTGGTGGGATGAGCGCGATGATCCCGTTGCGCCCTTGGGCAAGGCAGTCGAAACCGACAGCGGCGAGCGGCAGCGCCGCGCACCGAAGCGGACCAAGAACGCCAAGAACGAAGGAATCCGCCTGCAGAAAGTGCTCGCGCAGGCGGGGGTGGCTTCCCGCCGCCACTCCGAGGTGATGATCGACGAGGGCCGAATCGAGGTCAACGGGAAGATCATCCGGCAGCAGGGAGTGCGCGTCGACCCGAATGTGGACATCATTCGCGTCGACGGTGTGCGCGTGAACGTCAACGAGGAGCACCAGTATTTCGCGCTGAACAAACCTCGCGGGATGCACACGACCATGGAGGACGATCTCGGCCGCCCCTGCGTCGGCGATCTCGTTGCGGACCGTGTTGTATCGGGCCAGCGCCTATTCCACGTGGGCCGCCTCGACGCGGACACTGAAGGATTGCTGCTGCTCACCAACGACGGGGAGCTGGCCAACCGTCTCATGCACCCGAAATACGAGGTGTCTAAGACCTACCTGGCCACGGTCCTCGGCGAAGCGAAGCCCGCACTCGTCCGCGAGTTGAAGAAGGGCGTGGAGCTTGACGACGGTATGGCCAAGGCGGATTACGCGCAGATCGTGGACACCTACCAGGGCCAGTCGCTGGTCCGCCTCGAGATTCACGAGGGCCGTAAGCACGTTGTGCGCCGCATGCTCAAAACTGCGGGATACCCGGTGCAGCGTCTTGTGCGCACGAAGATTCACACTGTCCAACTCGGGGAACTGAAACCGGGAGCCATGCGAGCGTTGAACGAGTCCGAGCTGACGGCACTGTACAAGGCGGTGGAGATGTAA